The sequence CGCGCGAAGCGACGTGAAAACTGAATATCTGGAGAGCTGGCCGAGTGGTCGAAGGCACCTGACTCGAAATCAGGCGTACCGGCAACGGTACCGTAGGTTCGAATCCTACGCTCTCCGCTCCAAAGTCTCTGGAGAGGTGGCCGAGCGGTTGAAGGCGCACGCCTGGAACGCGTGTATATCTGAAAGGGTATCGTGGGTTCGAATCCCACCCTCTCCGTTGTTATTTTCGAAGTCGCAGCACGGATTTTGTGGTCGGGACAACGTGGGGGCGCGAACCCCGCCAGGTCCGGAAGGAAGCAACGGTAGCGTACTTCCGCGTGTGTCCCGGCCGTTCTGTTTCACCGCAAGCGCCGACATCCCTCCGGGGATGCCGGCGCTTCGGCTTTGCGGGCCTGCCCTCCCCTGCCCGGCCGCTCCTCCTTCAGTCCCGGGCGAGAATCGTTTCCCGCCCCACCTGGCGGACGACCCGGAAGCCGGCGGCCTGGAGCTCTTCCAGGGCCCGGCCCTCGAAGGTGACGGCGCGGTTGAAGGTGCGGTCGCGGATGGAGGCCTGGAAGGCCGCGTCCTGGGGCCAGTCGCAGGTGCGCCAGGGGATGTTCCGGCCGATGTAGAAGAAGCCCCCGGAGCCCCACAACCCCTCGTTGACGATGAGCAGCCCCGTCGCGTCGTCCCGCGTGGCCCGGACGATGGCGCGGAACTGGTCCGCGCGGAGGTCGTTGGACGGGAAGCCCTGGCCGTGCACGAAGCCCAGGCACAGCGCGAGCACCGCCGCCCCGTTCCGCAGGCCCGGCCGGGAGAGCGTGGTGATGGACGCAGCCAGCTGGGACGCGGCCGCGAGCAGCGCCACCACGAGCCCCGGGTAGAGGAAGCGCTCCTCCTTGTGCGGCGTCGTCAGCAGGACGGCCGTGTAGACGGCCGCGCAGGTGAGCGGCAGGGACAGCGCGCGGAAGCGGACCAGGGGGATGAGCGACAGCGGCACGGCGGCCCAGGCCCAGAGGGGCACGGCCTGGAGCAGCGGCTCCCAGTAGAAGCCCGGCGGTGAGGCGCCGAAGGCCTGGGCGGCCTTCCCGGACAGGACGTTGTAGTCCACGTAGGCCCGGAACGAGTGGAAGGGCGTGCCCCAGGTGCCCCAGTCGAGCAGCCCCAGGCCCACCGCCACGACGGAGCCGCCCACGCAGGTGAAGGCGAGGAGGCGCCACCGCCGGGCGGCCACCAGCCACGCGAGCGCGGCCACCACGAAGAGGGCGGACGGGTAGCGCGTCACCACGGCGAGCCCCAGGGCCCCGCCGCCCAGCAGCCCCGCCCGGCGCACCCGTGAAGCGGGCCCGGTGTCCGGGCGGTCCAGGGCCTCCATGGCCACGAGGAGGAAGGACGCGGAGAAGGACTCCGACAGGGTGCGCCCGGCGAAGAGGAGCACCGGCGCGCTCAGCCCCACGAGCACCACCGCGAGCGCCGCGCCCCACGGGCCGGCGCGGCGTTGCGCGAAGCGGTGGACGGCCCACAGGCTCCAGGCGTGCAGGGCCAGCTGGGGCAGCGCCACCACGCCCCGGTAGACGCGCGGGTCGGTGATGCCGAAGCCGTGCGCCACCTTGAGGAAGGCGGCCAGCACGCCGGGGGCGAACCAGTTGCGCAGGCCCTCGCGCCACTCCCAGGCCAGCACGCCGTAGCCGTGCACGCGCCAGTACGCGGGCTCCAGCGCCTGGAAGACCTCGTCCGGGTGGATGCGCCCCAGCTGACGCACCGCGAGGACGGTGGGCACCAGCGCCACGGCGAGGAGCCCCAGCGCGAGGAGGCGTCCGGACGGCTCCGGCTGGACGGCGGGCACCGGGAGCTCCGCCGGAGCGGGGGGGATGGCGGGGGCTTCGGGCGCGTCGGGGGTGGAGGCGTTCACGGGGCGAAAGCCGACTCTTTCTGGACCCGACGTCCTGCGCAAGACGCGCGGTGTTTGTCGGGGAGGCCGCGGCTCGGGTAGGAACGGCCTTTTCCCCCAAGGAGGAAGACCATGCCAGACGTCATCGTGGTGGGCGCGGGCCACAACGGACTTGTCGCGGCGGCGATGCTCGCGCGCCGGGGCCTGTCGGTCACCGTGCTGGAGGAGAAGGACCAGGTGGGCGGCGCGTGCAAGACGGAGTACCCGTTCCGCACCGCGCCGAGGCTGGGG comes from Corallococcus macrosporus and encodes:
- a CDS encoding mannosyltransferase yields the protein MNASTPDAPEAPAIPPAPAELPVPAVQPEPSGRLLALGLLAVALVPTVLAVRQLGRIHPDEVFQALEPAYWRVHGYGVLAWEWREGLRNWFAPGVLAAFLKVAHGFGITDPRVYRGVVALPQLALHAWSLWAVHRFAQRRAGPWGAALAVVLVGLSAPVLLFAGRTLSESFSASFLLVAMEALDRPDTGPASRVRRAGLLGGGALGLAVVTRYPSALFVVAALAWLVAARRWRLLAFTCVGGSVVAVGLGLLDWGTWGTPFHSFRAYVDYNVLSGKAAQAFGASPPGFYWEPLLQAVPLWAWAAVPLSLIPLVRFRALSLPLTCAAVYTAVLLTTPHKEERFLYPGLVVALLAAASQLAASITTLSRPGLRNGAAVLALCLGFVHGQGFPSNDLRADQFRAIVRATRDDATGLLIVNEGLWGSGGFFYIGRNIPWRTCDWPQDAAFQASIRDRTFNRAVTFEGRALEELQAAGFRVVRQVGRETILARD